The sequence below is a genomic window from Falsibacillus pallidus.
CCGCGGATCGATGCCGCTCATGCCTTCATCCTGATACTCCTTCTTCAGCTCATCGAGATCAGCGGAATTGAATCCTTCGACACTTTCTCCATCATACAGGCGCATTTTCTTGATCAAGTCGATATCCCCGCGCTTCGGATCCTTCAGCCTGGTCAAAATAGTGAACATCGCAGCCACTCTTAATGTATGAGGGGCGATATGCACATCCGATACATCGGACTCATTGATCATCTTCTCGTAAATCTTCTCTTCCTGCGACACCTTCAGATTATACGGAACCGGCATGACAATGATCCGGGAATGCAGGGCTTCATTCTTTTTATTCGAAATAAATGAACGGTACTCCGTTTCATTCGTATGGGCCACAATCAATTCATCCGCTGAAATCAAAGCGAATCTTCCAGCCTTGAAATTGCCCTCCTGTGTGAGTGAGAGCAAATGCCAGAGAAACTTCTCATCGCACTTCAGCATTTCCTGGAATTCCATCAATCCACGGTTTGCCTNNNNNNNNNNNNNNNNNNNNNNNNNNNNNNNNNNNNNNNNNNNNNNNNNNNNNNNNNNNNNNNNNNNNNNNNNNNNNNNNNNNNNNNNNNNNNNNNCCTTGAAATTGCCCTCCTGTGTGAGTGAGAGCAAATGCCAGAGAAACTTCTCATCGCACTTCAGCATTTCCTGGAATTCCATCAATCCACGGTTTGCCTTATTCAGCTCCCCGTCGAAACGGTACGCCCTTGGATCGGATTCTGATCCAAATTCAGCGATCGTGGAAAAGTCGATGCTTCCTGTCAAATCCGCGATATCCTGGGATTTCGGATCTGATGGACTGAACGTTCCGATTCCCACGCGTTTATCTTCTGAGAAGAAAATGCGCTCTACTAATACATCTTCAATTCTGCCGCTGTAATCCTGCTCAAGCCTCATTAAATTCAATGGTGAAAGATTGCCTTCCACGCGGATTCCATACTCCTTGTGAAAATCCTCACGCAGATTCTGCGGAATCAAGTGGAGGGGATCTTCATGCATCGGACACCCTTTAATCGCAAAAACCGAGCCGCGGTCTGATCTTGTATATTCCTCCATCCCGCGTTTCAGCATGGCCACCAGCGTGGATTTACCGCCGCTGACAGGTCCCATCAACAGTAAAATACGCTTTCTGACATCCAATCGTTTGGCCGCTGGATGGAAATATTCCTCCACCAGTTTTTCCAGCGCTTCCTCAAGGCCGAACAGCTGGGAATTAAAGAAATTATATCGTCTCTTGCCATTCTCCTCTTCCACTCCAGCGTCCTTAATCATATTGTAAACCCTAGAATGTGCCGACTGCGCCACCCACGGCTTCTCTTTCAGCAGCTCCAAGTAGTCTGCAAAAGTCCCTTCCCACTTCAACTTTTCTTCTTCTTCACGGTAGTATTCGAGCTTCTTTAAAATATCCATAAGGACCTCCCCCTGTCGCTTCTTCAGAGACGATTAATATACTGTATGCGCAGGTCCAATCGAACATGATTGCTAAAAAAGAGAACTGCCTTTTTTCACAAATTCATCATTTTCCGGAAAAAGATGTATGAATGCGTTCACATGGCTGAAATTATGTTCTATAATAAGAGATAGTTTGGGCATACTTGGATTATAAAAAGGAGGCTACATACGTGAATACTTTCATTATTTGCTGTGTAATTGTTGCATTCCTTGCAGCCATCTTTACTGCTGGATACAATGACAAGCCAGGTGTACACAAATAAAACTGCTGATTACTCAGCAGTTTTTTTGTTTGGCCTTATTTACTTTAAGTCGAATCCTTTTCCTTGGACGAAATCCTTCATATACATCCGGGTCTTATTGGATAGCATTTTGCCCATCTGCCCTGTCCAAGTGTCGCTTCTGGCGCCATTGGTACGCTGATTGTAGTACTTGCTGATTTCTTTGTTATATTCATCGAGCTGTCCTTCATACGCTTCAAGATCCTGCTCGTATTCATTTTCATGGTAGATATGTTCAAACGGCAGCCTTGGCTTGACATCCGTATCCTGATCGGGATACCCGACAGCCATGCCGAATAGAGGGACGACCCTCTGCGGTGTTTTTAATACTTTCTGCACCTCTGGAAGATTGTTTCGGATCCCTCCGATATAGCAGATCCCCATGCCCATGGATTCAGCTGCAACCGCTGCATTTTGCGCTGCCAGTGCTGCATCAATCAACGCCACCATGAATTTTTCCGTACTTTCAATCGTATCCTTTACGTCGCTGTTTTCCTTTTTCCCGATCAGTTCATGCCTGTACAAGTCTGCACAAAAAACGAAGAAGTGTCCATTTTCAGCGACATACGTTTGATTTCCGGCAAGCTCCGCCAGTTTCCGCTTCTTTTCCGGATCGGTCACTCCAATGATGGAATACGCCTGAATGTAGCTTGATGTGGAAGCCGCCTGCGCACTTTTCACGATCCATTGAATCTGCTCCCTGGATAGTGGCTTGTCCTTGAATTTACGGACAGAATGATGGGCAAGCATCGTCTCGATAGTTTGATTCATCATCAGTTCCCCCTTAGATTTCGATGCGATTAGTGTACCACCCGAAACCCTCTTTTAAAAATAAAAAGGCCTCCAGAAGATGCTCTGGAAGCCCATTTTCATTTCAAGCCAGGATAGCCTTGCTGACGCAGCGCCTCATAAACGAGAATCGCAGCCGTATTGGAAAGGTTAAGGGAACGGACATGGTCATTCATCGGAATGCGAAGAGCCTTGTCTTTGTTCTCTGCGATCAAGTCTTTCGGAAGACCGGTCGTTTCTTTCCCGAACATGAAAAAGTAATCTTTCTCAGGTTGGCTGTAGTCGAAGGAGGAATGCTCCAGTTCACCAAATTTGGTCAAATAAAAGAATTCCCCATCCGGATTGCTCTTGAAGAAATCGTCAAGTGAATCGTGGTAGACGATTTTGACGAATTCCCAATAATCAAGCCCTGCACGCTTCAACATTTTATCATCGGTCGAAAAGCCGAGCGGACGGATCAGATGGAGCGTTGTTCCTGTAGCTGCACATGTACGTGCAATATTGCCTGTATTGGCTGGAATCTCTGGCTGGTATAATACAACATGTATGCCCAATGAACTTTCACCTCATTATTCAAATCTCTACATGCCATTATACCAATCAAAGAAAAGATTTTCTACCACATGCCCTTTCCTTTCCTTCCCTACCTATCATCCATAACTTTAAAGAAGCTGTACTGGATATTCGGTGTATAGGCACTCGAATCCTCATATGCCCAATACCTCATGCGGCTGTTGTACGTGTGGGCATTAACGAGCGGCATGCCGTTTGCATCCTTTCCCGTCACTATCGTGTTGTGGTCATACCGCCCATCCCCTTGAAAGTCATAGCAGATGACGTCACCGATATCCAGTTCCTGTGGATCGCCCACTTTCTTGGCGCGGAGCCCGCTTGATGAAGACGACAAATACCAGCGAAGGGAATTGGCCACTGCCCAGCTGTAGCTCCAATTGCTGTTCTGCATCCACCAGCCCTTGCCCCGTCCTGGATAGCCCCTCATCGGAGCACCGCCTGCACGAAGACATTGGGAAATGAAATTGGTGCAGTCAACTTCGAACTTTTTGTATGCAGGATTGTAGCTGTTCCACCATTTCTCAGCATATTGGGCCGCTTTCAGACGATCATACTGGTAGCTTGAACGATATTCCACATCCTCTTCCATCACCGGGAAAGGATTTTCCTCATCCACCGGGTAGTCCATCTCCTCATCTTCAATCAGCTGGTCCTGATAAAAGACCGCTCTTCGATGTTCGATCTCCTCTTCCATATAGATCAAGCTTTTCTGTTTGATCAAGTATTGCATATGGACATCGTAGTGAAAAATCGTGTAGTAACCGTCCTCCTGCTTCGTTTTCAGCCTTCCCGTGCCGTTTGTTTTAATGATTTCAGCCGACCTCGTGCTGCACTGCTCCTTCTTTTTTTCTATTTTGGCGCAGCCGCTTTCATTATGATCCGCTACACTGCCATCCACTCTATTTTGTAAAAGCCTTTGTAATTGTTCCTTCAATGAAGATCCCTCCTCCCTTCATACATATGATGGGAGTTGGGTCAACACAACTAAAAAAGAGAAGCAGTGTGCTCCTCTTTTGAATGGGGACAAATTGCCCCCTATCTATTACCTCAATTGAAAAACGCCAATCCCTTTTCAATCTCTTCTATGACTTCTTCATCTTTTTCTCGCTCACGGGCTTTCGTCAAAACTGCTTTGGCTTCCTCACCGCCGATTTTACCGAGTGCCCACGCAGCAGTTCCTCTCATGACCGGCCGGACGTCGTGTTCAAGGACATTGATAATATCAGGTACGGCGGTCTCATCTTTAAAATGGGCAAGGGCCAGCAATGCATTTCGCTGAATTGGCTTCTTGCCCCTCCATGATCCCGACACATGTCCGTAGCGTTCCTTGAATTCCTTATTACTGATGGAAAGAAGCGGCTTCAAAAGGGGCTTGGCGATTTCCGGATCCGGCTCCATTTCAGCATGCAAGTGAAAATCCTTCCCTTTATTTTCAGGGCAGACTGTCTGGCATGTGTCGCATCCGTAAAGTCTATTCCCAATTTTCGTCCGGAATTGATCAGGAAGGAATCCTTTTGTCTGAGTCAAAAACGCGATGCATTTCTGGGCATCCAGCTGCCCGCCTTCCACAAGGGCCCCTGTCGGACAGACATCGATGCACTTATTGCATGTGCCGCAGCGGTCTTCCATCGGCTCGTCCGGTTCAAACGGAAGATTGGAGATCATTTCCCCAAGATAGACGTATGATCCGAATTCAGGAGTGATGATGGCGCAGTTTTTCCCGCTCCAGCCAATCCCCGCTCGTTCGGCAACAGCCCTGTCGACAAGCTCTCCGGTATCCACCATGGACTTAAATCTCGCCTCAGGAACCCGGGAAAGAATATATTCTTCGAGCATCGAAAGCTTTTCCCTTAACAGGACATGGTAGTCTGTCCCCCATGAGGCCCTGCAGAAAATACCCCTCCGCTCTCCCCGTTTGCTTTGGGGGGCGTCCTTCATTTTCGATGGATAGGCAAGGGCGATGGAAATGATCGATTGCGGGCCGTCAAAAATCAAGTCGGGATGCACCCGCTTCTCGATGTCAGGCTCTTCAAAGCCAGATTGATAGCCGAGCGCTTCCTGCCTTCTCAATCGATTCTTCATTTCATCGAATGCCGATGCTGTCGTAAACCCGATTTTATCGATGCCGATATTCTTGCTATACGAAATGATATCCTCTTTCAGCTGCTGAAAGTCCATGAGTTTTCCTCCTCTCATGTTTTATATATATCCGATGCTCAATTGAGCCGGTTTGAATGAATGATTTCCAATCGTTCTCTATGATAAACTATTTTTAATGAAATTTGGAGGTGGGAGTGTTGGAATTTAGTGTAGAAAAAGATCTCTGTCAAAAGATTCTCAGGTTTAAAGCTGGGGTTATTGAATATAGGGGAATTGAAATCGGCGATTCTCCACAAATGCTAAAAGGCCGCTTGCAGCTATTCCAAGAGTCCATCTTTTTTGACTTAGAAGAAAAGCCTGTCACAGAGGTACCAGGAATAAAAGAATGGCGCCAGGTTTTCAAAAGCGACGGCAAAGATCCAAACCGATACCGCCATGCGGCAGAGGCATTATATAGAAGGATCGCGAAACAGAACTACCTGCCTTCCATCAACTCCGGAACGGATCTGAATAATTTCTTCTCCCTGCAATACCAGGTGCCAATCGGGTTGTATGATGCAGATCAATTAGATGGGGACATCACGATTCGGACTGGCCGCCCGGGAGAGGAATATGAAGGCTTGAACGGAAGAATGAATTCACTCGAGAATCTGATTTTAGCCTCGGACAACGACGGGCCATTCGGAAGCGCATTTGTCGATTCCAAAAAAGCGAATGTCGTTCCCGGCACTAAGAATGCCGTGCAGATCATTTTCCTTCGTCCCTCACTTCCAATGGAGGAATGCAAGGCGCTGACGGAATCCTTGATGAATATGTTCACTCAAATCAACGGCGGGGAAGCTACATTTAAAGTCATTGGTTGTGAATGAGAAAAGCGGAGCTACACAAAGAAATGCCCACGGAATATTGGCGCTGGCGCATAGGCAAAGGGTTTTGGCGCATAAGCACCTTTTACCGGCGCATAGGCATATGGGTTTCGCGCATAAGGTAAGCCGTCCGGTTCATAGACAAGCATTTTTCGCGCATAAAGCAGGTGGCAGGCTGTTCTGCCCCCGCTTTTTCCCCTGGAACATAAATAAAACGCAATGCCTCGTTCTCTGTTGAAACGAAACACTGCGTTAATACACTATGTATGGAGCGGGTGAAGGGAATCGAACCCTCATCATCAGCTTGGAAGGCTGAGGTTTTACCACTAAACTACACCCGCATATATTGTTTTGTTGCTTTTCTTAACACATTTATTATTATAGTAATATTTTTTACAAAAAGCAACCCATTTTTTAAAATAACTTTAAAAAGTGGAGTTGCTTTTCTTTTTCGCTAGATAGCAAGGATTATTCGACTTTTGACAACATCTTTCGCACCAAAATTATTATATTGATAAACCTTTATCGCTTGTTTTGCTGTATTGCTCAATCACTTGATTCACAAAGAGCAGACACTCAATTAAGAATAGTGCTCCGACAACCCAAGGCCCCACTCCGAGGATGAGATCATGGATAACAAGCAAGGTCCCATCCAGATGTCCGTTTAATTTCATCGTAAAAAACAGAAACATCCCGAATGTGAAATTCCTCGCCCATTGCGAAACATGATAGACGCCAAGTCCTCTTCCCCAGCCATACTTCTTCACGCGTTTGACCGCTCGTATGCATTCAATAATTTCCACTGCTGCAAACAACAGCACCGCTACAAGCCAGATGGCTGCAGCTGACTTCATTGTGATCGTACCGGATAAGATTCCGGCAGCACCTGTAATGGAAACCGCTCCATGAATGATGCAATTTGTATTTTTCCAATCTTCCGTAATGGTCCAATTCTTCAATCGGATGTATCGATTTAGCAATAATGCAAATATGATCAAGTAAAGCACCGTCCCGAAAAGATAAAGAACGGATTGGATGGAATGGATCCAGCCTGCTTGAAAAAAAGCGCTATTCGCGATGACAACAGATTGAATGCTGACCGTCATGAGCAGGATGATGCCATGCGCTTCAGCATAAAATCGGTTGATCCTGAAGTTTTTCATATAAAAAATGGCTGCTGCCAGATAAAAAATCAATAATAGCCAATTCAAAATTTGCATGACTTCAAATGCCTTTGTGTATAAAGGAAAACGATGGTTCAACGCCAGCAGGACCACTGAGGTCGATGCAATCCAGGTTCCCGCAGCAAATATATTCAACGGAGCTTCCATATGGCTCCGATAGAACTTCCGATTCCGGACAGTTGAAAGGACAGCAATCGCAATATAGAACCATGCAGCTGTTAAAACGAAGCAGCCGGCAGTGCTGATGACTGGTGAGAATGCTTCCAATCGGTCGAACATTTCATTCAGCAGGATGCCCATGGCCATAATAAACGCAGCTGATGCAGTCTGTACTTGATAATGGATGAACAATCGCTTTTGTATAATAAAAAAAATGATGGCTGCCAGCAAACTGCTGCCTACTAACATCATGGCGCTCCCCCCTTCCACATTCCATCATACTACAAAAATGAATCCTTTCGTTTTACAAAATATTGAACTAATTTAACATAAAAAGAGACCATCCGAAGACGGCCTCTCTAAACGTTTATACCATCACTTTGCAAATATCGTTGGAGAATTCAACCGGATCGTGCAGCGGCAGTCCCTCGATCAGCAAAGCCTGGCTATATAGAAGGTTCGTATACAATGCCAGTTTCTCTTTATCATTTTCAAATGAATCCTTCAAGGACTTGAATACCTCATGGTTCACATTGATTTCAAGCACTTTGTCTGCTTTGATCTGTTGATTTTGGGCATCCGGCATAGCTCGGAGTATTTTTTCCATTTCGATGGTCAATTCACCCTCTGCCGTCAAACAGACTGGATGTGATTTCAGGCGCTTCGATGCACGGACAGCCTTCACTTTGTCAGAAAGAAGATCTTTCATCGCTTCAA
It includes:
- the nfsA gene encoding oxygen-insensitive NADPH nitroreductase, whose protein sequence is MNQTIETMLAHHSVRKFKDKPLSREQIQWIVKSAQAASTSSYIQAYSIIGVTDPEKKRKLAELAGNQTYVAENGHFFVFCADLYRHELIGKKENSDVKDTIESTEKFMVALIDAALAAQNAAVAAESMGMGICYIGGIRNNLPEVQKVLKTPQRVVPLFGMAVGYPDQDTDVKPRLPFEHIYHENEYEQDLEAYEGQLDEYNKEISKYYNQRTNGARSDTWTGQMGKMLSNKTRMYMKDFVQGKGFDLK
- the trmL gene encoding tRNA (uridine(34)/cytosine(34)/5-carboxymethylaminomethyluridine(34)-2'-O)-methyltransferase TrmL; its protein translation is MGIHVVLYQPEIPANTGNIARTCAATGTTLHLIRPLGFSTDDKMLKRAGLDYWEFVKIVYHDSLDDFFKSNPDGEFFYLTKFGELEHSSFDYSQPEKDYFFMFGKETTGLPKDLIAENKDKALRIPMNDHVRSLNLSNTAAILVYEALRQQGYPGLK
- a CDS encoding amidase domain-containing protein, whose protein sequence is MKEQLQRLLQNRVDGSVADHNESGCAKIEKKKEQCSTRSAEIIKTNGTGRLKTKQEDGYYTIFHYDVHMQYLIKQKSLIYMEEEIEHRRAVFYQDQLIEDEEMDYPVDEENPFPVMEEDVEYRSSYQYDRLKAAQYAEKWWNSYNPAYKKFEVDCTNFISQCLRAGGAPMRGYPGRGKGWWMQNSNWSYSWAVANSLRWYLSSSSSGLRAKKVGDPQELDIGDVICYDFQGDGRYDHNTIVTGKDANGMPLVNAHTYNSRMRYWAYEDSSAYTPNIQYSFFKVMDDR
- the queG gene encoding tRNA epoxyqueuosine(34) reductase QueG gives rise to the protein MDFQQLKEDIISYSKNIGIDKIGFTTASAFDEMKNRLRRQEALGYQSGFEEPDIEKRVHPDLIFDGPQSIISIALAYPSKMKDAPQSKRGERRGIFCRASWGTDYHVLLREKLSMLEEYILSRVPEARFKSMVDTGELVDRAVAERAGIGWSGKNCAIITPEFGSYVYLGEMISNLPFEPDEPMEDRCGTCNKCIDVCPTGALVEGGQLDAQKCIAFLTQTKGFLPDQFRTKIGNRLYGCDTCQTVCPENKGKDFHLHAEMEPDPEIAKPLLKPLLSISNKEFKERYGHVSGSWRGKKPIQRNALLALAHFKDETAVPDIINVLEHDVRPVMRGTAAWALGKIGGEEAKAVLTKAREREKDEEVIEEIEKGLAFFN
- a CDS encoding B3/B4 domain-containing protein, which translates into the protein MEFSVEKDLCQKILRFKAGVIEYRGIEIGDSPQMLKGRLQLFQESIFFDLEEKPVTEVPGIKEWRQVFKSDGKDPNRYRHAAEALYRRIAKQNYLPSINSGTDLNNFFSLQYQVPIGLYDADQLDGDITIRTGRPGEEYEGLNGRMNSLENLILASDNDGPFGSAFVDSKKANVVPGTKNAVQIIFLRPSLPMEECKALTESLMNMFTQINGGEATFKVIGCE